A stretch of the Arachis stenosperma cultivar V10309 chromosome 6, arast.V10309.gnm1.PFL2, whole genome shotgun sequence genome encodes the following:
- the LOC130935470 gene encoding protein VASCULAR ASSOCIATED DEATH 1, chloroplastic isoform X2, with the protein MASTAVATSSVPAAVRTEPLPQPSDSSPSRTSAAAEVSLLSSSPAAEVIDRSDSSNSSPNLFADAENQTMDALKSEEYRQLFRLPPDEVLIEDFNCALQENILIQGHMYLFVNFICFYSNIFGFETKRIIAFPEVTSVRRAKTAGLFPNAIEILAGNRKYFFASFLSRDEAFKIINDGWLRQANGTRAVIEQESMSECSGQDSELIATENVKSSDILDNESPSADPSKVTTNIINDMGPPSNIIDSPVVMKVTDKQSSTKQVAEPVLNEDSPAASSCWKEEDIDAPTIPEEYTCVAEAEFPIKVEDFFRYFFSDDAVNFHESFHKRCGDKDFKCSLWHPQEKFGYARELSFQHPIKLYLGAKFGGCHELQKFRVYRSSHLVIETSQEVSDVPYADYFRVEGLWDIQRHKDDSCILRVYVTVAFSKKTIWRGKILQSTVEECREAYTTWISMAHDLLKQKNLEKQERGAVVASTQNGKINPDIELETVETSGASQEECNSTRIQATSSVADAIHKVDTQMQTRFIDTSSVPSLFKDYVRKLRLSLKSQNNLSLLIVAIFALIFFMQFSILVLLSRPQHIHVNPPIDNINMMENGVTRTSSDVAWLEKRIHHLKDEMYMVETRLERMRYEHALLKKQLNDLERK; encoded by the exons atGGCTTCCACTGCTGTTGCCACCTCCTCCGTTCCTGCCGCCGTGAGGACGGAACCGCTGCCGCAGCCGTCTGATTCTTCTCCTTCCAGAACCTCCGCCGCCGCCGAGGTGTCGCTTTTATCATCCTCACCCGCCGCCGAGGTCATTGATCGTAGCGATTCTTCCAATTCATCGCCGAACCTATTTGCTGACGCTGAAAATCAG ACTATGGACGCGTTGAAGAGTGAAGAGTATCGGCAGCTGTTTCGTCTTCCACCAGATGAA GTCCTTATTGAAGATTTTAATTGTGCCCTCCAGGAAAATATACTTATTCAG GGTCATATGTACCTTTTTGTCAACTTTATATGTTTCTACTCGAACATATTTGGGTTTGAGACAAAG AGAATAATTGCATTCCCAGAAGTCACAAGTGTACGTAGGGCAAAGACAGCTGGGCTCTTTCCCAATGCCATTGAGATTCTTGCTGGCAACAGGAAG TACTTTTTCGCATCTTTCCTATCCCGTGATGAAGCTTTTAAGATTATTAATGATGGATGGTTACGGCAGGCTAATGGTACCAGAGCAGTTATTGAACAG gagTCTATGTCCGAGTGCAGCGGCCAAGACAGTGAACTTATAGCTACTGAAAATGTCAAGAGTTCTGATATATTAGACAATGAATCTCCTTCTGCAGACCC GAGCAAGGTTACTACTAATATTATCAACGACATGGGACCTCCATCAAATATTATAGATAGCCCTGTAGTGATGAAAGTTACAGATAAACAATCCAGTACAAAACAGGTAGCTGAACCTGTATTGAATGAAGATTCTCCAGCTGCGAGTTCCTGCTGGAAAGAGGAGGACATTGATGCTCCAACAA TCCCAGAAGAATACACGTGTGTTGCAGAAGCTGAGTTTCCG ATAAAGGTTGAAGACTTCTTTAGGTACTTTTTCTCAGATGATGCTGTAAACTTTCATGAGTCTTTCCATAAAAGATGTGGTGATAAAG ACTTCAAGTGTAGTTTGTGGCATCCTCAAGAGAAATTTGGGTATGCTCGTGAACTATCTTTTCAACATCCAATAAAACTTTATCTTG GAGCAAAATTTGGTGGCTGCCATGAGCTTCAGAAATTTCGAGTGTATAGGAGCAG TCATCTGGTTATAGAGACATCACAAGAAGTCAGTGATGTACCTTATGCAGATTATTTTCGTGTTGAG GGACTGTGGGATATACAGAGACACAAGGATGACTCTTGCATTTTGAGAGTATATGTGACTGTAGCATTTTCTAAGAAAACTATTTGGAGAG GCAAAATATTACAATCAACCGTTGAAGAATGTCGAGAAGCTTATACTACTTGGATTAGcatg GCACATGACTTGTTGAAgcagaaaaacctagaaaagcAAG AAAGAGGTGCTGTTGTTGCTTCAACTCAAAATGGAAAGATCAATCCCGATATAGAGTTGGAGACTGTAGAAACTTCAGGAGCTTCACAGGAGGAATGTAACTCTacaaggatccaagctacatcTAGTGTAGCAGATGCTATTCACAAGGTTGACACCCAGATGCAAACAAGATTCATTGATACATCGTCTGTTCCTTCTTTGTTCAAAGATTATGTGAGAAAGTTAAGGTTGTCTTTGAAAAGTCAGAACAACCTCTCATTACTCATTGTTGCCATTTTTGCGCTGATTTTCTTCATGCAG TTTAGCATACTTGTGCTATTGTCAAGACCTCAACACATACATGTTAACCCTCCTATAGACAACATAAATATGATGGAAAATGGAGTTACTAGAACTTCTTCAGACGTGGCGTGGTTGGAGAAAAGAATTCATCACCTCAAAGATGAGATGTACATGGTTGAGACTAGGCTTGAAAGGATGCGGTATGAACATGCACTCTTAAAAAAGCAACTAAATGATCTTGAGCGTAAATAA
- the LOC130935470 gene encoding protein VASCULAR ASSOCIATED DEATH 1, chloroplastic isoform X1 — protein sequence MASTAVATSSVPAAVRTEPLPQPSDSSPSRTSAAAEVSLLSSSPAAEVIDRSDSSNSSPNLFADAENQTMDALKSEEYRQLFRLPPDEVLIEDFNCALQENILIQGHMYLFVNFICFYSNIFGFETKRIIAFPEVTSVRRAKTAGLFPNAIEILAGNRKYFFASFLSRDEAFKIINDGWLRQANGTRAVIEQESMSECSGQDSELIATENVKSSDILDNESPSADPSKVTTNIINDMGPPSNIIDSPVVMKVTDKQSSTKQVAEPVLNEDSPAASSCWKEEDIDAPTIPEEYTCVAEAEFPIKVEDFFRYFFSDDAVNFHESFHKRCGDKDFKCSLWHPQEKFGYARELSFQHPIKLYLGAKFGGCHELQKFRVYRSSHLVIETSQEVSDVPYADYFRVEGLWDIQRHKDDSCILRVYVTVAFSKKTIWRGKILQSTVEECREAYTTWISMAHDLLKQKNLEKQERGAVVASTQNGKINPDIELETVETSGASQEECNSTRIQATSSVADAIHKVDTQMQTRFIDTSSVPSLFKDYVRKLRLSLKSQNNLSLLIVAIFALIFFMQQFSILVLLSRPQHIHVNPPIDNINMMENGVTRTSSDVAWLEKRIHHLKDEMYMVETRLERMRYEHALLKKQLNDLERK from the exons atGGCTTCCACTGCTGTTGCCACCTCCTCCGTTCCTGCCGCCGTGAGGACGGAACCGCTGCCGCAGCCGTCTGATTCTTCTCCTTCCAGAACCTCCGCCGCCGCCGAGGTGTCGCTTTTATCATCCTCACCCGCCGCCGAGGTCATTGATCGTAGCGATTCTTCCAATTCATCGCCGAACCTATTTGCTGACGCTGAAAATCAG ACTATGGACGCGTTGAAGAGTGAAGAGTATCGGCAGCTGTTTCGTCTTCCACCAGATGAA GTCCTTATTGAAGATTTTAATTGTGCCCTCCAGGAAAATATACTTATTCAG GGTCATATGTACCTTTTTGTCAACTTTATATGTTTCTACTCGAACATATTTGGGTTTGAGACAAAG AGAATAATTGCATTCCCAGAAGTCACAAGTGTACGTAGGGCAAAGACAGCTGGGCTCTTTCCCAATGCCATTGAGATTCTTGCTGGCAACAGGAAG TACTTTTTCGCATCTTTCCTATCCCGTGATGAAGCTTTTAAGATTATTAATGATGGATGGTTACGGCAGGCTAATGGTACCAGAGCAGTTATTGAACAG gagTCTATGTCCGAGTGCAGCGGCCAAGACAGTGAACTTATAGCTACTGAAAATGTCAAGAGTTCTGATATATTAGACAATGAATCTCCTTCTGCAGACCC GAGCAAGGTTACTACTAATATTATCAACGACATGGGACCTCCATCAAATATTATAGATAGCCCTGTAGTGATGAAAGTTACAGATAAACAATCCAGTACAAAACAGGTAGCTGAACCTGTATTGAATGAAGATTCTCCAGCTGCGAGTTCCTGCTGGAAAGAGGAGGACATTGATGCTCCAACAA TCCCAGAAGAATACACGTGTGTTGCAGAAGCTGAGTTTCCG ATAAAGGTTGAAGACTTCTTTAGGTACTTTTTCTCAGATGATGCTGTAAACTTTCATGAGTCTTTCCATAAAAGATGTGGTGATAAAG ACTTCAAGTGTAGTTTGTGGCATCCTCAAGAGAAATTTGGGTATGCTCGTGAACTATCTTTTCAACATCCAATAAAACTTTATCTTG GAGCAAAATTTGGTGGCTGCCATGAGCTTCAGAAATTTCGAGTGTATAGGAGCAG TCATCTGGTTATAGAGACATCACAAGAAGTCAGTGATGTACCTTATGCAGATTATTTTCGTGTTGAG GGACTGTGGGATATACAGAGACACAAGGATGACTCTTGCATTTTGAGAGTATATGTGACTGTAGCATTTTCTAAGAAAACTATTTGGAGAG GCAAAATATTACAATCAACCGTTGAAGAATGTCGAGAAGCTTATACTACTTGGATTAGcatg GCACATGACTTGTTGAAgcagaaaaacctagaaaagcAAG AAAGAGGTGCTGTTGTTGCTTCAACTCAAAATGGAAAGATCAATCCCGATATAGAGTTGGAGACTGTAGAAACTTCAGGAGCTTCACAGGAGGAATGTAACTCTacaaggatccaagctacatcTAGTGTAGCAGATGCTATTCACAAGGTTGACACCCAGATGCAAACAAGATTCATTGATACATCGTCTGTTCCTTCTTTGTTCAAAGATTATGTGAGAAAGTTAAGGTTGTCTTTGAAAAGTCAGAACAACCTCTCATTACTCATTGTTGCCATTTTTGCGCTGATTTTCTTCATGCAG CAGTTTAGCATACTTGTGCTATTGTCAAGACCTCAACACATACATGTTAACCCTCCTATAGACAACATAAATATGATGGAAAATGGAGTTACTAGAACTTCTTCAGACGTGGCGTGGTTGGAGAAAAGAATTCATCACCTCAAAGATGAGATGTACATGGTTGAGACTAGGCTTGAAAGGATGCGGTATGAACATGCACTCTTAAAAAAGCAACTAAATGATCTTGAGCGTAAATAA